In Miscanthus floridulus cultivar M001 chromosome 8, ASM1932011v1, whole genome shotgun sequence, the sequence CGAGTGGGGCAAGACCGAAAGCGAGGCGCACGAGCGGGACCCGCGGCCCTCACCTCCCTGGGCCCTGGCTCCCTCCGCGGCACGCCACGTCGCTCCGGTGGCCACGTTGCCGCGCCGACCGCCGACGCTTCTCCACCTCCCTCTCCCCCAACACCACTCACCAACCCGGAACCCGCGGTCCCGGCGGCAGCACAACTGCAGAAGCTTCCCAAATCCTCTCCCCTCTGCCCCCCTCTCGCGCCTCCCACCTCTCTCCAGCCGGTTCCCGCGCCTTACCTTTGCGGCGCACTCCCGGTATTATATTACCCGCGCCTCCGCCCGCTCCGGTGAGATTATGGGGCTCGAGATGGAGGTCATGTCTGAGGCTGCTCCTGCGGCGGCGAGGGAGCACGGGTTGGATATTTACCCGCTCACCCGCTACTACTTCGGCGCCAgggacgccgccgccggcgtgCCCCGCGGCCTGGAGACCGCCGCTGACCGCGCGCTACGGCTCAAGGCAAAGTGAGTGCCCCGCCTCGCCCGCTCTCTGTCTTCGCAACGCAATTGGCGGTCCCTGATTTGGCTGAATCGAGTAAACCGCTGAATAAGTGATCATAATTAATTACTGAAAAAGATTATAATCCTCGCTGCCTATGCAGCTTCGCGGCGCACGGGCTCCGCACCAGCGTCCACGGCGTCCTCCTGGTACCTCCAATCTCTGCCTCTGCAACTCTGATTAGCTCTGAGCGATTTCACAGGCCTCGATCGTTCATATTGCCGTACACCAGCAGCAACAGCAAGCGCCCATCGTTCTGAATTTTGGCCGCTTGTTTGGTTGCAGGTGGAGCTGCTCGATCACCcgcacctgctgctgctgcaggtcCGGAACTCCTCCTTCCTGCTCCCCGGAGGCCGCCTCAGGCCTGGCGAGGAAGGTAGGCGTCGTTCATACAGTTGCGTGGACCTTTTTGGCATGTATTCGCAGTTTGCAAGAATTTGTCTACTGTACCCTGAAATTTCCTGCACTGGAGGCTGACAGGTTTGTTCTTGTTCGTATGCTGATGATTGCTTTCAGAGGTCCAAGGGCTCAAGCGCAAACTCTCCAGCAAGCTCTCCTTTGTCGATGATGACCAGgccattgaagaagaggatgactgGCAGGTAACCAACCATGCCGTATGTACAGAAATGCTACCAATTGTTCAGTGATATATCAACTACTACTATAGATCTTATGCCAAGTTTGGATGGTTGAAATGGTACACCTTTTTTACATACACGTTGATGGTTTGACTAGATTGGAGAGTGCATCGGAATGTGGTGGAGATCTGAATTTGAGGCCATCCCATTTCCATACATGCCTCCAAGCTTTCGTGCACCAAAGGTACAAAATTCTGGCACATCTAGAACTAATCTACTAGTTAATTTTAATTTCGTCAGCATTGTgccgacctgagtgtgtgagtcCTGTTTTGCCCTGAAGGAATGCATCAAGCTGTTCCTGATCAGGCTGCCGATGTCTCGGCAGTTCATCGTGCCCAGGAACATGAAGCTCCTGGCCGTGCCTTTGTCCCAGATTCATGGCAATGCTCAGGTATGTAGGATTCTGCGCCACGGCCGAAAGGTTTTATATATAGTTCAGCGCCAAACTTCCTCTGTAACGTTCAAATGATCGCCATCTGCAGGTTTACGGTCCAATTATATCTGGCATTCCGAATCTACTGTCCAAGTTCTCCTTCAACGTCATCAGTGACTGAAATGTGGAAACCAGAATTTTGAGGGTTTAGTAGACACACATGCATATTTGGCTAATCTCGTAGTCATACAGCAGTATTCGATACCGATGGGAGCATGTATTGATTGAGAAGTAGCTCATCCGTTATGTTTGTATAACGTATTTCCCCTCCTCTGGCTGATATATTGAGATGTACTGTATGTGTTCCTTGCGACATGTGTTTGACCGTGAGACGGTGAGAGGACGTACGATTCAGTTCTGTACAAT encodes:
- the LOC136477242 gene encoding pre-mRNA cleavage factor Im 25 kDa subunit 1-like, coding for MGLEMEVMSEAAPAAAREHGLDIYPLTRYYFGARDAAAGVPRGLETAADRALRLKANFAAHGLRTSVHGVLLVELLDHPHLLLLQVRNSSFLLPGGRLRPGEEEVQGLKRKLSSKLSFVDDDQAIEEEDDWQIGECIGMWWRSEFEAIPFPYMPPSFRAPKECIKLFLIRLPMSRQFIVPRNMKLLAVPLSQIHGNAQVYGPIISGIPNLLSKFSFNVISD